A region of the Candidatus Giovannonibacteria bacterium genome:
GACCCGCCGATGTCCAATCCAACAATTATTTTTTTCCTCATTTCTGCCGGGCTTGGATTCGAACCAAGATACTGGGCTCCAAAGGCCCATGTCCTACCATTAGACGACCCGGCAATAAAATACTATTTAACATAAGTAGCTATCTTAATCAACGCGAGTTCCAGGGGAAGGTGAGCGATAAAATCGTCCGCGGGGGCGCGGAGGGCGTCAATCAATTGGCGGACGGCGTATTCGGAGCGGGCTAAGCCCGCACCAGATTCTTTTTTGAAAAAAGTTATCTCGTCGGATGCAAACTCATGCTCCAGAAGCCGCTCCGTTTTCGGGTCCAAAGCCAAAAATAAAATTGCCCTGAAACTGCGCAAAAGAAGCTTCCCTAAAAACATTGGGTCAATCCCTTCCTCCAAAATTTTATCCAAAACCTCAAGCGTCTCTTTTGGCTTCCCCCCAAAAGAAGCGGAGACGAGTTTTTCCACCTCTTCTTCCTCCGGAGCGCCCAAAAGCCCGCGGACGTCCGTTTCTTTGACCGATTTTTGTCCGAGCCCCGCCATCTGAAATAAAATATTTTCAGCGTCGCGGAGCGAGCCGTCCGCAAAAAAAGCGATTAGCTTGAGCGCGTCTTCGTCCGCGTCAAGTTTTTCTTCCGCTGTTATTTTTGTAAGCTCCCGCACAATGTCCGGTATGGATATTTTTCTGAACTGAAAATGCTGCGTGCGGGAGATGACCGTGTCGGGAACTTTGGCA
Encoded here:
- the dnaX gene encoding DNA polymerase III subunit gamma/tau, with the translated sequence MSQVFYRKYRPKSFEEVVGQEGTVRILKNAVSKKRVAHAYLFSGPRGTGKTTVARILAKEVGSYEEDIVEIDAASSRGIDEARALREAVWILPLRSPCKVYIIDEVHMLTKEAFNALLKTLEEPPEHAIFILATTELAKVPDTVISRTQHFQFRKISIPDIVRELTKITAEEKLDADEDALKLIAFFADGSLRDAENILFQMAGLGQKSVKETDVRGLLGAPEEEEVEKLVSASFGGKPKETLEVLDKILEEGIDPMFLGKLLLRSFRAILFLALDPKTERLLEHEFASDEITFFKKESGAGLARSEYAVRQLIDALRAPADDFIAHLPLELALIKIATYVK